The proteins below come from a single Cervus canadensis isolate Bull #8, Minnesota chromosome 2, ASM1932006v1, whole genome shotgun sequence genomic window:
- the LOC122427034 gene encoding olfactory receptor 6N2 gives MEPHNQSSLAEFVLLGFPRVGHIRGWLFVLLLLAYLFTICGNMLIFLVIRLDAALHKPMYHFVSILSFLELWYTATTIPKMLANLLSDKKTISFSGCLLQTYFFHSLGASECYLLTAMAYDRYLAICRPLHYPAIMTPMLCAKMAAGCWTCGFLCPISEVILVSQLPFCGYNEIQHIFCDFPPLLSLACKDTSTNVLVDFAINAFIILITFLFIMVSYGRIIGTVLKIKTIAGRKKAFSTCASHLIVVLIFFGSIIFMYVRLKESYSLTLDRTLAVVYSVLTPLVNPIIYSLRNKELIKAIKRTIFRKGERASPTQH, from the coding sequence ATGGAGCCCCACAACCAATCAAGCCTGGCTGAATTTGTGCTCCTTGGTTTCCCCAGGGTGGGACATATCAGGGGCTGGCTTTTTGTCCTGCTGCTGTTGGCATACCTGTTCACTATCTGTGGCAACATGCTCATCTTCTTAGTCATACGGCTGGATGCAGCCCTACACAAACCCATGTACCACTTTgtcagtattctttccttcttgGAGCTGTGGTATACAGCCACCACTATCCCCAAGATGCTAGCTAATCTTCTCAGTGATAAGAAGACCATTTCTTTTTCAGGATGCCTCCTTCAGACTTACTTCTTCCACTCCCTAGGGGCCTCTGAATGCTACCTTCTTACAGCAATGGCCTATGACCGATACCTGGCCATTTGCCGGCCCCTGCACTATCCCGCAATTATGACCCCCATGCTCTGTGCCAAGATGGCTGCTGGTTGTTGGACCTGTGGCTTTCTATGTCCCATATCTGAAGTCATCCTGGTCTCCCAGCTCCCTTTTTGTGGCTACAATGAAATTCAACACATCTTCTGTGACTTTCCACCTCTTCTGAGCCTGGCCTGCAAGGACACATCCACTAATGTCCTGGTGGACTTTGCCATCAATGCCTTCATCATCCTTATCACCTTCCTCTTTATTATGGTGTCTTATGGAAGAATCATTGGGACTGTACTGAAGATAAAAACGATTGCAGGAAGAAAGAAGGCCTTCTCTACATGTGCTTCACATCTTATTGTGGTCCTCATCTTTTTCGGGAGCATCATCTTCATGTATGTGCGGCTAAAGGAGAGCTATTCACTGACCCTTGATCGGACGCTTGCTGTAGTCTACTCTGTACTAACACCACTAGTCAACCCAATTATCTACAGTCTTCGTAACAAGGAACTCATTAAGGCCATTAAGAGAACCATCTTTCGGAAGGGAGAGAGAGCTAGTCCCACCCAACATTGA
- the LOC122427043 gene encoding olfactory receptor 6N1 → MKPGNWSQVTEFIILGFPHLQGVQAFLFLLSLLIYLTIILGNLLIFLVVCLDPRLHTPMYRFVSMLSLLELGYTAATIPKMLSNLLSEKKTISFSGCLLQIYFFHSLGATECYLLTAMAYDRYLAICQPLHYPTRMTPALCVKIAVGCWLGGLAGPVAEISLVSHLPFCGPNHIQHIFCDFPPVLSLACTDTSINVLVDFIINSCKILATFLLILSSYVQIICTVLRIPSTAGKRKAFSTCASHLTVVLIFYGSILFMYVRLKKSYSLDYDRALAVVYSVLTPFLNPFIYSLRNKEIKEAVRKQLKRTGILE, encoded by the coding sequence ATGAAGCCTGGGAATTGGAGCCAGGTAACAGAGTTCATCATCTTGGGCTTTCCCCATCTTCAGGGTGTTCaggcttttctcttcctcttgtcACTCCTAATCTACCTCACTATCATCCTGGGAAACCTGCTGATATTCTTGGTGGTCTGCCTGGACCCCCGGCTCCACACACCCATGTACCGCTTTGTCAGCATGCTCTCCTTACTGGAGCTTGGCTACACAGCTGCCACCATCCCCAAGATGCTGTCGAACTTGCTCAGTGAGAAGAagaccatttctttctctggatgCCTTCTGCAAATCTACTTCTTCCACTCTCTTGGGGCCACTGAATGCTATCTTCTCACAGCTATGGCTTATGACAGATACTTAGCCATCTGTCAGCCCCTCCACTATCCTACTCGCATGACCCCAGCACTCTGTGTCAAGATTGCTGTTGGCTGTTGGTTGGGAGGCTTGGCTGGGCCAGTGGCTGAAATTTCCTTGGTCTCCCACCTCCCTTTTTGTGGTCCCAATCACATTCAGCACATCTTTTGTGATTTCCCTCCTGTTCTGAGCTTGGCTTGTACTGACACATCGATCAATGTCCTAGTGGACTTTATTATAAATTCTTGCAAGATCCTGGCCACCTTTCTGTTAATCCTCAGCTCCTATGTGCAGATCATCTGTACGGTGCTCAGAATTCCTTCCACTGCAGGCAAGAGgaaggccttctccacctgtgccTCCCACCTCACTGTGGTCCTCATCTTCTACGGGAGCATCCTCTTCATGTACGTGCGGCTGAAGAAGAGCTACTCCCTGGACTATGACCGGGCCTTGGCTGTGGTCTACTCAGTGCTCACGCCCTTCCTCAACCCCTTTATCTACAGCTTGCGCAACAAGGAGATCAAGGAGGCTGTGAGGAAGCAGTTAAAGAGGACGGGGATACTGGAGTGA
- the LOC122427050 gene encoding LOW QUALITY PROTEIN: olfactory receptor 6K6 (The sequence of the model RefSeq protein was modified relative to this genomic sequence to represent the inferred CDS: substituted 1 base at 1 genomic stop codon), whose protein sequence is MTSGNQTRVTEFLFSMFLHLREGGLLFFILLLLIYGFIITGNLMIFVVTQLDVALHTPMYFFIRVLSFLEIWYTTTTIPKMLSCLVSEQKTISLAGCLLQMYFFHSLGITEGCVLTAMAIDRYIAICNPLRYPTIMTPKLCICLTAGSCLCGFLLVLPEIAWIGTLPFCGSNEIXQIFCDFTPVMSLACTDTSLVLIVDAIHAVEILASFLVIALSYLRIIVVILQMPSVEGRHKAFSTCAAHLAVFLLFFGSVAVMYLRFSATYSVFWDTAIAVTFVILAPFFNPIIYSLRNKDMKDAIGRLFGSQKRAGGVER, encoded by the coding sequence ATGACCAGTGGGAATCAGACAAGGGTGACTGAGTTCCTCTTCTCTATGTTCCTGCATCTACGTGAAGGTGGCCTCTTATTCTTCATTCTCTTGCTTCTCATCTATGGATTTATCATAACTGGAAACCTAATGATATTCGTTGTCACCCAGCTGGACGTGGCCTTGCACACCCCCATGTATTTCTTCATCCGTGTCCTCTCTTTCCTGGAGATCTGGTACACCACGACCACCATCCCCAAGATGCTCTCCTGCCTAGTCAGTGAGCAGAAGACCATCTCTCTTGCTGGTTGCCTTCTGCAGATGTACTTCTTCCACTCACTTGGCATCACAGAAGGCTGTGTCCTGACAGCAATGGCCATCGACAGGTACATTGCTATCTGCAACCCCCTCCGTTACCCAACCATCATGACTCCCAAACTCTGTATCTGTCTGACAGCTGGATCCTGCCTCTGTGGCTTCCTCCTGGTGCTACCCGAGATCGCATGGATTGGCACCCTGCCCTTCTGTGGCTCCAATGAGATCTAGCAGATCTTCTGTGACTTCACCCCCGTGATGAGCTTGGCCTGCACAGATACATCTCTGGTGCTCATTGTGGATGCCATCCATGCAGTGGAGATCCTGGCCTCCTTCCTGGTCATCGCCCTATCCTACCTCCGGATCATTGTGGTGATTCTGCAAATGCCCTCGGTTGAAGGCCGCCACAAAGCTTTTTCTACCTGCGCCGCCCACCTTGCTGTGTTCTTGCTCTTTTTTGGCAGTGTGGCTGTCATGTACTTGCGATTCTCAGCCACCTACTCAGTGTTTTGGGACACAGCAATTGCTGTCACTTTTGTTATCCTCGCTCCCTTCTTCAACCCCATTATCTATAGCCTGAGAAATAAAGATATGAAAGATGCAATTGGGAGGCTCTTCGGCTCTCAGAAGAGGGCTGGTGGGGTTGAGAGATAG